The sequence GGCCCGACCCCGGCCGACGCCCACAGCCGGCCGGCCAGCCCGGTGCCGGCCGCCATGATGTCGTCGAGCGGCCAGTGCAGCGGCAGCCGCGGGCGGGGCGGCGCGGCGAACGCCAGCCCGGCGACGTGGACGGGCCGGTGCGGCAGGTCGCGGGCCCGCTCGGCGGACGTCAGGACGAACGCGGCCACGCCGTCGACCGGCAGGTCGCAGTCGTAGCGGCAGACCGGGTCGTTGATCACCGGCGCGGACAGGTACTCGTCCCGGCTGAGCGGCTTCCCGTGCCAGTAGGACCACGGGATGCGCGCGCCGTTCTTGCGGGCCTCCGCGACGACGGTCGCCATCGCCTCCCGGCTGGCGCGATAGCGCTGGAGGTACTCGTTGTACGGCAGCGCGATCATCGCGAGCGGCCCGAAGAAGCCCTGCGGGGCGGTCCACTGCTGGGCGCCGGCGGCGGTCCGCATCGGGTTGGCGTGGTAGCGGCCCGGCGGGTTGTGCAGCGCCCGGTGCAACAGGACGTAGTCGGCGGCGCCGCTGGTGATGGCGCCGACCGCCAGTGCCACGGCGCCGGGCAGCTGCCCGATGCCCTGGAACCCGGCCGCGTACCGAGGCGTGACGCCGAGATGGTCGGCGAGCCACTGCGCCGTGACCGTGCTGACCCCGTCCTCGACGGTGTGCGCCCCGGCGGTCGGGAACAGCGCGGCGGTGGCGAACCCGTCGATGTCGTCGGGCTTGAGACCCGCGTCGGTGATCGCCGCGCGGGCCGTGTCGACGGCGACGGCGCCCAGCGGGCGGGGCGCGTGCCGCCACACCTGGCTGTGCGCGTAGCCGACGATCGCGACCTGGCCGCCGCCGGACGGGCGGCTCACGAGGCCTCCACGAGCCGGAAGGCCGGGATGGCGACGCCGGGAGCGACGTCCTCGAACGCCGCCGCCACCCCGGCGCCGAGCCGGAGCCCGGCCCCGGGCCCGTCGAGAAGGCGGCCGATCAGGCGCAGCTCGGCCTGTTCGGCGAGCTCGACGTCGACGAGGACGAACGGCACGTCGCCCGCGAACCCGGGCAGGAACGACTGGCGGACCACCGTCCAGGACCGCACGACGCCGCTGCCGCTGACGGCCTCGAAGGCGAAGCCGGGGTCGGAGCTCCCGCAGGCCGGGCAGACCGGGTCGGGCGGGATCACGAACGTCCGGCAGCGCGCGCAGCGGGCCACGGTGAGCACGTGCCGGCCCGCCGCCTCCCAGTAGGCGGACGACAGCGCGTCCGGCACCGGAAGCGGCCGGCCCGGGAGCCCTTCGGCCGGGCTGGTCACGGGATCGCTCCGGCGTCCTTGAGCTCGGCGATCTGCTCCCAGGTATAGCCCAGGTCCAGCAGGACCGTCTCGGTATCCTCGCCGTGCTCCGGGGCGCGCCGCAGGTCCGCGGGCCGGCCGTTGAACTGCACGGGCACGTTCGGCAGCGAGTAGGTCGGCCCGCCGTCCACCTCGACCTGGCCCAGGTAGTCGTTGGCGAGCACCTGCGGGTCGGTGAGCAGCTCCTCGACGGCCTGCATCGGGGCCCACGGCGCGTCGATCCGGCCGAGCAGCTCCTTCCACTCGGCGAAGGTCCGGGTGGCGAACTCGGCCTCCAACGCGTCGACGCAGGCGTCGCGGTTCTCGGCGCGGGCGCGCAGGTCGGCGAAGCGCGGGTCGGCGGCCAGGTCGTCGCGGCCGACCAGGCGGCAGAAGCCGGCCCAGTAGCGGTCGGACTCCAGGAAGACGAGCTGGATGTGCCGCCCGTCGCTGGTCCGGTACGCCCCGACCAGCGGGTTGACGTAGGCCTCCCGCCCGGTCGCCGCCCGCGGCCGCCCGCCGGCCAGCGCCGACAGCACGTCCGAGGACAGCGTCCACATCGCGGTGGCGAGCAGCGAGACGTCGACGACGGAGCCCTCGCCGGTTCGCTCCCGCTGCAGCAGCGCGGTGGCGATCCCGAAGGCCAGGGCCATCGCGCCGTTGCGGTCGCCGATCGCGCCGCGCTGGCCGATCGGCGCGTCCCGGTCCGGCGGGGTCAGGACGTGCGCCATCCCGCCCTGCGCCCAGAAGGCCGACGAGTCGTAGCCGGGCCGGTCGGCGCCGGGCCCGCGGACGCCGAAGCCGTGCCCGCGGGCGTAGACGAGGCGGGGGTAGCGCGCGGCGAGCGTGTCCGCGTCGAGGCCGAGGCGCTCCAGGGCGCCGGGCCGGAAGCTGGTCAGGAAGACGTCGGCCGTGTCGAGCAGCCGGTCGAGGGCCGCGCGGCCGGCCTCGCTGCGCAGGTCCAGCGCGACGGAGCGCTTGCCCCGGTTGGCCAGCGCGACCGAGAGGTTCACCCCGCCGCCGTCGGTGCCGATGCCCTGGGTGGCGAGCGCGCGGTACGGGTCGCCCTCGGGCCGCTCGACCCGGATCACGTCGGCTCCCCAGTCGGCCAGCAGCGCGCCGGCGACGGGCACGAACACCCACTGGGCGAGCTCGACGACGCGTAACCCGTCGAATGCACCCTTCGCCACGCGAGCACCTCCTCTTCTTGATCAATTCAGCCTCGACCCAGCGGCCGGCACCCGAGACCCGGGCGTCGTGTCGGCCGGTGGAGGCGGACCGCGGTCGGCGTCGCGACACGACGGGCCGACTGTAGGACGCCAGCATCTGTTTTGGGAAGACCCAATTTCGTTTTAGGTAGAACGTTGACTTCTCACGAAGGTGTTGCGATCCTCCTCACAGCCAGCCAGGCAGCCTGCGTCCCAGGTCCCGGCACCGCCAGCCCGCCAGCCCGGGCGGCGGGAGCAGACGACTCACGCGTGATCACCGTGATTTTTCGATCTTGATTTCGTGACGAACGAACCAGCGAAGCGAGGTACTCGCCCATGTGGCATGACGGTTCCTGTCCTGGCTCAGGACGGCGCAGGCGCGCGGCGGCACGCCCGGGCGCGGTCCGCTTAGGCGCCCTGGCCGGCGGGCTGGCCGCGAGCCTGCTGGTGGTGTCCGCCTGTGGCAGTGGCGGTTCCACCGGCTCGGCTGCGGGCGGCGCGGCCACCAGCGCGGCCCCCGCGGCGAACGTGCTGGGCCCGGTGGCGAAGGCGGCCGGCGCCCCGGTCCGGATCGGGGTCATCTCGGACGGGAAGTCGCCGATCATCGACCAGTCCGTCGAGTTCGACGTCGCCAAGGCCACCGTCGGCTACCTCAACGAGCACCGCTCCGGCATCGCCGGCCGGCCGATCGAGCTGGTGACCTGCGAGGCGCTCTCCGATCCGGCGAAGACCGCCGACTGCGCCAACCAGATGATCGAGCAGAACGCCGTCGCCGTGGTCGTCGGCGGCGTCGCCGCGCAGGAGAGCGCCTGGACCCCGCTGCACGACGCGGGCGTGCCGGTGGTCCTCTACTCGGCCAGCACCCCCGCGCTGCTGGGCGACGCCAAGAGCACGTACGTGCTCGCCGACCCGAACTTCGGGGTCATCGGGCTCCCGCTGGAGCTCGCCAAGAAGACGGGCTCCAAGAAGGTGACCGCGGTGGTGATCGACGTGCCGGCCGCGAAGGGCGTCCTGGAGGCCAGCGCGCCCGCGGCCTTCAAGAAGGCGGGCATCGACTTCAAGATGGTCGCCGTCGCGCCGGGTACGGCCGACATGACGCCCCAGATGCAGCCGATCGCGGCCGGCGGTGGCGAGGTCTTCATCCTGGGCAACGACGCGTTCTGCATCAGCGCGCTCAACGGCCTGAAGGCGGTCGGGTTCACCGGCCCGATCTCCGCCATCGTGCAGTGCATCACCGACGCGACGCGTACCGCCGTCTCCGGCAGCGTGCTCAAGGGCATCAACATCGCCGCCACGGCCCCGCTCGGCACGGACAACCCGTCGACCACCCTGTTCAACACCGTCGCCGCCACGTACGGCAAGGGCATCGACACCAGCAAGATCGCCGGGCTCAACACCTTCATGGCGGTGGCCGGGCTGCAGGCAGCCCTCACCGGCCTCACCGGCGACGTCACGCCCGCGACGGTCAACGCCGCGATCAAGGCGATGAAGAAGACGGAGCTTCCCGGCTCGGGCGGCCAGCAGTTCCAGTGCGGTGGCACGGCGGTCCCGGCCTCGCCCGCGTCCTGCGTCAGCGGTGGCCTGATCACCACCCTCGATGGCAAGGGCCAGCCGACGGCGTACGCGGTCGCCGGCGCCTGACCGGCCAGGGACCGACCTTGGCCCGGCCGTCGGTCCGGCACCCGCCGGACCGACGGCCCTCGGGGCGCGCCCAGCGCGGCAGGCCCCGGTCGCGCTGGGCCCGCCACCGCGTCGACCCTCCGGGGCGCGGTGTTGACCTGGACCACGGGAGATCGTCATGGCTCATGTCGGTGCGCTCCTGCTGGGGCTCGGTAACGGGGGTGTGTACGCGGCGCTCGCGCTGGCGCTCGTCCTGACCTACCGCAGCTCCGGCGTCATCAACTTCGCGACCGGAGCGGTCGCCCTGTACGTCGCCTACGCCTACGCCTTCCTCCGCCAGGGCGAGCTACTGATCATCATCCCCGGGCCGCCGACCTCGGTCGGCATCGGCGGGGATCCCGGGCTCGTCCCGGCGGTCCTGATCGCGCTCGTCTTCGGCGCGCTGTTGGGCGTCCTGCTGTATCTGCTGGTCTTCCGACCGCTGCGGGAGGCCCCGCCGCTGGCCCGAGCGGTGGCCTCGCTCGGCGTGCTGGTCGTCATCCAGTCGGCGATGGCGATCCGGCTCGGGACCGCCCCGGTCTCCGTCGACGCGATCTTCCCGGCCAGCCGGTGGCGGCTCGGCTCGGTGACGCTGCTGTCCGACCGGTTCTACCTGGCGGTGACGGTCGTCGCGCTCACGCTGGCGCTGACCGCCGTGTTCCGGTTCACCCGCTTCGGGCTCACCACCCGCGCCGCGGCCGAGTCCGCCACCGGCGCCTACGTCAGCGGCGCCTCACCGGACCGGATCGCCCTGCTCAACTGGATGATCAGCGGCGTCGTCGCCGGTGCCGCCGGCATCCTCATCGCGCCGCTGAGCCCGCTCGCGCCGACCACCTACACCCTGTTCGTCGTCCCGGCCCTGGCCGCGGCCGTCGTCGGGGGCTTCCAGCACCTCGTCCCGACCGTCGGGGCGGGCCTCGCCATCGGCATGCTGCAGTCCGAGGCGCTCTCGCAGGCCGCCCAGCATTCCTGGCTGCCGTCGACCGGCTCGTCGGAGCTCGTCCCCCTGCTCGTCATCCTCGTGGCGCTGCTGGCCTCCGGCCGCTCGATCCCGGTGCGCGGTGGCCTCGTGCGCCAGCCGCTCGGGCACGCGCCCCGGCCCCGCTCGCTGACCGTCCCGACGCTCGTCGGCACGGCCGTCGGCGTCCTCGCCCTCGTCGGCACGCACGGCACCTGGCGCGCCGCCGTCATCAGCACCTTCATCGCCGCCGTCATCGGGCTGTCCCTCGTCGTGGTCACCGGCTACGCGGGCCAGGTCTCGCTGGCCCAGCTCGCGCTGGCCGGTGCCGCCGCGTTCTCGCTGAGCGGCCTGACCCAGAGCTGGCACGTCCCGTTCCCGATCGCGCCGCTGCTCGCCGCCCTGGTCGCCACCGTCCTGGGCGTCCTGGTCGGGCTGCCGGCCCTGCGCCTGCGCGGGCTGACCCTCGGTGTCGTCACCCTCGCCCTGGCCTACGCGATCGAGGCGCTCTGGTTCCGCAACACCGACTTCGTCAGCAGCGCGGGGAACAAGGTCCGCCCGCCCAGGCTGTTCGGGCTCGACCTCGGGATCGGCACCGGTCACGCCTTCCCCCGAATCCAGTTCGGCCTGGTGTGCCTCGTCGTGCTGGTCGCCGTCGCGTGGGGCGTGGCCAGGCTGCGGACCAGCCGGCTCGGCTCCGCGATGCTGGCGGTCCGGGCCAACGAGCGCTCGGCCGCCGGGATCGGGATCAACGTCGTCCGCGTCAAGGTCGTCAGCTTCGCGCTGGCCTCGTTCATCGCCGGGCTGGGCGGCAGCCTGCTGGCCTACCGGCGCGGGGTCGTCACCTACGACTCGTTCACCGCGATCGGCGGCCTGAGCCTGCTGTCGACCGCCTACCTCGCCGGGGTCACCTCGGTCTTCGGCGGGGTCAACGCCGGCATCCTCGCGGGCTCCGGGATCGTCTTCGTCGCCACCGACCGCTGGATCCACCTCGGGGACTGGTTCCCGGTGCTCTCGGGCCTGGCCGTGATCGCGGTCCTCATCGGGCACCCCGAAGGAGTCGCCAGCGGCGGCCACGAGCTCGCCGACAAGATCGCCGCCCGCCGGGCCGGCTGGAGACGGCGCCGGGGCCTGGTGCCCGCGCCGGCAACGGACGTGTCGGCACCCGTGGGCCTGGCCGAGCCGGCCGCCGAGTCCCCGTCCGGGGTCGCCGTGGCTCCCCCACGCTCGGGCAAGCTCCTGGAGGTCAGCGGGCTGACCGTGCGCTACGGCGGCGTCCTCGCGGTGTCGGACGTGTCGCTGCGGGTGTCCCCGGGAACGGTCGTCGGGCTCATCGGCCCCAACGGAGCCGGGAAGACCAGCGTGATCGACGCGATCACCGGCTTCGCCCGCGCGGCCGGGACGGTGGCGCTCGACGGCACGCCGATCGACGGGCTGGCGTCGCACGCCCGGGTCCATCGCGGCCTGGCCCGCACCTTCCAGTCGCTCGACCTCTATGACGACCTCACCGTCGCCGAGAACGTCGACGCCGCGATGGTCGGGCGCCACCGCGACCGGGGCCACGAGGCGCTCACCGGCGCGCTGGGGCTGCTCGGCATCGCGGACCGCGCCGAGCGGCCCGCCGGGGAGCTCAGCCACGGGGAACGCCAGCTCGTCTCGATCGCCCGCGGCTGCGCGACCGACCCGGCGGTGCTCCTGCTCGACGAGCCGGCCGCGGGCCTCGACACCCGGGAGTCCCGCTGGCTCGGCGCGCGCATCCGCGCCATCGCTGACACCGGCGTCGGGGTGCTCCTCGTCGACCACGACGTCGCCCTGGTGCTGGAGATCTGCGACTACATCTACGTGCTCGACTTCGGCCAGATCATCGCCGCGGGTACGCCTTCCGAGATCCGCGGGAGCCGGGCCGTGGCCGACGCCTACCTCGGCGCCGTGCACGCCGCCGACGCCGCCGGCCCGCCGGCCACGGCCACCGCGCCGGCCGGGACCGGGGACGCGGACGGGACCTCTCAGCTTTCGGATGCCTCGGTGGTGACGTCATGACCAGCCCGACCACGACGACCGACCTGGCCGACGCGGCCACACCCGCCGCCGGGCCGAGGCTCGCCTGCCGTGGTCTGGCCGGTGGGCGCGGTTCGAGCGCGGTCTTCCGCGACGTCGACCTGACCGTCGGCGCCGGGGAGGTCCTGGCTCTGCTCGGGCCCAACGGCGCGGGCAAGAGCACCCTGCTGCTCACCCTCGCCGGACTGCTGCGCGCGCACTCAGGAGACATCGCCGTCGACGGCGAGCCACTGCGTCCCGGGCGCGCGACCGCCGCCAACCGGGCCGGGATCGTCCTGGTCCCCGACAACCGGGCCCTGTTCACCAGCCTGACCGTCGAGGAGAACCTCCGGGTGGCGGCCGCCCGGAGCGGCCCGAAACCCCGGTCGATGCTGGAGACCTTCCCCGACCTGGAGAAACGCTGGCGGGTACCGGCCGGCGCGCTGTCCGGCGGCGAGCAGCAGATGCTCGCCCTGGCCCGCGCGCTGGTCCAGCGGCCGCGGGTGCTGCTCGTCGACGAGCTCAGCATGGGCCTGGCCCCGCTCATCGTCGAGTCGCTGTTCGCCGCGATCAGCCGGATCGCCTCCGGCCACGGGTGCGCCGTCGTCATCGTCGAGCAGCATGTCGGCCTCGCCCTGAAGGCCGCCGACCACGCCGCGGTGCTCAACCGGGGCCGGATCGTCCTGCGCGACCGGGCCGCGGAGCTGGCCGCCCACCCCGACCGGCTGGAGGGCGCCTACCTCGGCACTCCCCCGCAGCCGGACCACACCCCCGAGCAGGCCTGACATGGGAGGACCGACCATGCCCGACTTAGGCGTCCCCACCGAAGCGACCAGCAGCGGCGTCGCATTGCCCGACGATCTCTCCGAGGTGCTTTCCCCGCGCTGGCTGAGCGAGGCGCTGGGTACCCGCTTCCCGGGGATCGAGGTCACCGCCGTCGTACCCGGCCCGGTGGTCAGCCGGGTCTCCACCAACGCCCGGTTCCGGGTCGAATGCGCCGGCGGGACGCCGGACGGCCTGTCGCCGTACCTGTGCGCCAAGGGCTACTTCGGCGACGTCGGGCGGCCCGCCCGCCCGGCGGGCGTGCCCGAGACCAGCTTCTACCGGGACCTGGCCGGCCGGACCGGCGTGCGCACCCTGCGCAGCGTCTTCGCGGACGTCGACACCCGGACCGGCCAGAACATCGTCATCACCGAGGACGTCGTCGCCGAGGGCGCGACCTTCCTCGACGGGCTGACCGACTGCACACCCGACCAGGTCGCCGACAGCCTCGACCAGCTCGCCACCCTGCACGCCGCGACCTGGGCTGATCCGTCCCTCGCCGACGCCGGCTGGCTGCGCAGCCGCCTGGAGACGTACCTGCTCGGCCGGGGCCTGCCCGAGATCGCCGGCAACTTCGGCTGCGCCATCGGCGCCCGGGTGCCCGACGAGACGCGTGACGCCGAGCGGCTCGTGGCCTCCTACCGCGCCCTGGCCGCGCAGACGCCCGGTGCCGCGCCGTGGACGGTCATCCACGGCGACCCGCACATCGGGAACGTCTACCGCGACGACGCCGGCCGGCCCGCCTTCCTGGACTGGCAGCTGGTGCAGCGCGGGCCCTGGTACATCGACGTCGGCTATCACCTCGCGTCGGCGCTCACCGTGGCCGACCGCAGGCGCTGCGAGCGGGACCTGCTGGCGCACTATCTCGACCGTCTGAAGGCCGGAGGCGTCGACGCTCCGCACCCGGACCAGGCCTGGAACGACATCCGGCGCGGCATTCTGCACGGTTTCTACCTCTGGGCCATCACGCTCAAGGTCGACCCGGCCATCACCACCGCGCTGCTGGAACGGCTCGGCACGGCCGCCGCCGACCACGACGTGTTCGCCTCGGTCGGCCAGTGACCACCGCGAGGCCGCAACTCCGCCACTGATCGCCCGACCCGTCTGGAGCGAGCCATGCCCAAGGGAATTCTGCTGGTGCAGTCCACCCCCGCCAGCCCCGAACGCGAGGCCGAGTACAACCGCTGGTACGACGAGGAACACATCCCCGACGTCTGCGCCATCCCCGGATTCGTCGCCGCGCGCCGTTACCACGTCCGTGAGGCCGGATCGATGAAGGGCACGCCGGGGATTCCGCCGTACGTCATCCTGTACGAGGTCGAGGCCGACGACTTCGCCGTGCCCATGGAAGAGCTGCGCATCAGGACCGAGGCGGGCAGCATCCGGCTGAGCGACGCGATCCGGCTTCCCTCGATCGTCGGCTTCTACGAGCTCCTCGAATAACCGAGGCCCCGGGCTGGCCGGTCAGCGTGACAGCCCTTTCTCTTTCTCTTTCGGCTTTTGGCTCCGATTTCCAGACCGGTCGGCGACGGCCGTCGCTCGACCTCGCGCAGAAAGGCACATCATGACGCCGAGAAGCGGTCGCCTCCAGGGCAAGGTGGCGTTCATCACCGGCGCCGCCCGTGGCCAGGGACGCTCGCACGCCCTGGCACTCGCCCGGGAGGGCGCCGACATCGCGGCGCTCGACATCGCGGAGCAGATCGAGACCGTGCCCTATCCGATGTCCACCCGCGCCGACCTGGACGAGACGGTCGCGCTGGTCCAGGAGGCGGGCGGCCGCTGCCTGCCGATCGTCGCCGACGTGCGCGACATCCACGCCATGGACGGCGCCGTCAAGGAGACGCTCGCCGAGCTCGGCCGCATCGACATCGTGCTCGCGAACGCCGGCATCCTCCACATCGCCCAGCAGGGCGAGGACCTCGACGGCGCGGCCCGCACCTGGGCCGACGCGGTCGGCGTGATGATGACCGGCGTCTTCAACACGATCCGCGTGACCGCGCAGCCGATGATCGACCAGGGTGACGGCGGTTCGATCGTCATCACCAGTTCGACCGCCGGCCTGTCCGGCATGCTCGACGGCACCGGCGGCATCGCCGGCTACACCGCGTCCAAGCACGGCGTGATCGGGCTGATGCGCGGCTACGCCAAGCTGCTCGGGCGCCACAGCATCCGGGTCAACTCCGTCCACCCGATGGGCGTCGCCACCCCGATGGTGATGAACGACCAGTTCGCCCAGCTCTACGCCGACCCCGAGAACGCCAAGATCCTCGACGTCGCGCCGCGGCTGTTGCCCATCAACATCCTCGACGCCGCCGACGTCAGCAACGCGATCGTCTGGCTCGTCTCCGACGACGCCCGCGCGATCACCGGCATCACCCTGCCCGTCGACGCCGGCGTCACCAGCCCCTGATTCGACTGATCGCGATTTCGGCCCTCCAGTGGTTGTCCCGAGTACCGAAAGACAACCACCAGAGGGCCGAAACGGCGATCAAGGCATCAGCGAACGCCGGAACTCAGCGGCCGCGCGGCTAATGCTCGCGGTCGGTCGGAGTGAACTCCAGGTGCAGTTCGGTGAGGCCTCGCAGCAGCCAGGTTGGTTCGTACTTGAAGCGGCGGTTGTCCGCCGGACCGTGGTGTTCCTCGGAGAGCCGGATGTCGCGGGTGCGGGCGAGGATGCGCTCGAGGCTGATGCGGCCCTCGACGCGGGCGAGCGGGCCGCCGGGGCAGGAGTGGACGCCGCGGCCGAACGCGATGTGCTGGCGGACGTTGTCGCGGTCGGGGTGGAACTCGGCCGGGCACTCGAACCGGCGCGGGTCGCGGTTGGCGGCGCCGTTCAGCAGCATGACCGGAGTTCCGGCGGCCACCTCGACGCCGCCGATGGTCGTGGTGCGCCTCGCCAGCCGGAAGTCGGCCTTGACGGGGCTCTCGATGCGCAGTGTCTCCTCGATCAGGTCGGGAATGCCGTCGGGATGGGCTCGAAGCTCGTCCTGCACACCCGGATTCTCGGCGAGGTACTTCAACGCTGACGCGAGCAGCCGGGCGGTCGTCTCCTGGCCGGCGGCGAACAGGAAGGTCGCGGCCCGGACGACCGACACGACGTCCGGGACGGCGCCGTCGGGATAGGTCGCCAGCGCCATCTTGGTCAGCGCGTCGTCGCGTGGCGAGCGGCGGCGGTCCTCGATGTACTGGGTGAACCAGGCGTCCAGCCAGCCGAGGGCGTCGTCCCGGCCCTTCTTGCCGTGCTTCTCGTTGCCGATCTGGGCCGGCTTGGGACTGAGGCCGAAACCCTCACGGAACCGCTGGTGGTCGGCCTCGGGCACCCCGAGCACGTCGGCGACGGCGAGCATCGCGAACGGCTGGGAGTACTCCCGGACGAACTCGCACCGGCCGCGGGCGAGGATCTCGTCGAACTGCCGATCCGCCAGGCCCAGGATGAACGCCTCGTTCTCCTTGAGCCGCGCCGGCGTGAGCAGCCGCATCAGCAGCGCTCGCTCCCGGGTGTGGTCGGGCGGGTCCATCGTGACCATGTGCTCGTTCAGCGGAAGCTGGTCGCGGTAGCGGTCGACGAGGTCGCTGACGTCGTCGCCTTCGAGCGGGACCGGGAACGCCGCGAACGGGCCCGCGAAGGAGTTGCACGACGAGAAGGTCTCGACGTTGCGGTACACCTCGGTGGCCTCGTCGTAGCCGGACACCGCCACCACTCCGAGGTGCGGCAGCGGCAGCACCGGGCACTCCGCCCGCAGCGACTCGAAGTACGGGTACGGGTCCTCGACGAGCGACGCGTCGTTGAAGAAGTCGATCGTCTTCCAGTCAGGCATCACGCTTTCCTTCCAGCATGCGGTGTGCACAGGATCCGGGCGTTCCTACATCTGGGTGCTCCCTTTGCCGGCGAGGATCATGCCGGCAAAGGGACGTGTCATGCTGGCTGGGCGGTACTCAGAGCCGGTAGAGCTTCCTGGCGTTCTCGCCGAGGATCTTCGCGCGCGCGTCCTGGGACAGGGTCGCCATCTTCGCCTCGACGCTCTGCAGCGGTCCCGGGTAGAGGCAGGTCGGGTGCGGGAAGTCGGTCTCGAACAGGATCCGGTCCTCGCCGACCGCCTCGATGAGGTCGGGCAGCTTGTTGCGGTTGTTCTCGAACCAGAACGTCGCGTAGATGTTGCTGCGGAAGTAGTCCGACGGCATCTTCCTCAGCTGGGCGAGCTCCTCCGGGGCGTTCTCCGCCATCTCGTAGTCGAGCGTCTCGAGGATGAACGGGATCCAGCCGATGCCACTTTCCACCGACACCGTCTGCAGGTCGGGGTGGCGGTCGAAGATGCCGGACAGGATCAGGTTCGTCACCACCCGAGCGTTGCCGATGAACAGCAGTGTGCCGCCGATCGCGAGCTTGGTGTTGGCGCCGTGGGACTCCCACGGGTACTTGCCGTAGAAGGTCATGCCGGTGACGCTGGCGCCGATGTGGAAGTGCACCGGCAGCCGCAGCTCGCTGCAGGCCTCCCAGAACGGGTCCCAGGCCCGGTTCGCCAGGTCGGGCGAGCCCAGGTCCTGCGGGTCCGACGTCATGTTGATACCGCGCGCGCCCAGCGCCGCGACCCGCCGCGCCTCGCTGACGCACAGGTCGATGTCCCACGCCGGCATCAGCGGCAGCGGCAGCAGCCGGTTGCCCGACTCGCTCTGGATCTCGGCCATCGCGTCGTTGTAGATCTCGATCGACAGCCGCGTCAGGGCCGGATCATCCGAGAGCCCGAGGTCCTGGCCGCCGAGTCCGATGGTGCTCGGAAAGATGATCTGGGCGTCGATGCCGCACTCGTCGAGAACCTGGAGCCGGACCTTCGGGTCGTAGGCGCCGACGTGGATCTCGTCGATCGTCCACTCGAATAACGCCTTGTTGGCGCTCTCCTTCTTGCCGTCACGGCCGATGACGCCGCCGGCGCTGTAGGCTCCGACCGGTTTTCCGTCGAACACCCACATCTGCTGTCCGTCGATGGTCTCCACCCGGGGAACCCGGTCGCGGAACTGGGCCGGCGCGCGCTTCGTGAAAAGATCGGCTGGTTCTGACCAGTGAGAGTCGGAGTCGACGATGAAGAGGCCGTTATCCGTCATGGTG is a genomic window of Pseudofrankia inefficax containing:
- a CDS encoding cytochrome P450, giving the protein MPDWKTIDFFNDASLVEDPYPYFESLRAECPVLPLPHLGVVAVSGYDEATEVYRNVETFSSCNSFAGPFAAFPVPLEGDDVSDLVDRYRDQLPLNEHMVTMDPPDHTRERALLMRLLTPARLKENEAFILGLADRQFDEILARGRCEFVREYSQPFAMLAVADVLGVPEADHQRFREGFGLSPKPAQIGNEKHGKKGRDDALGWLDAWFTQYIEDRRRSPRDDALTKMALATYPDGAVPDVVSVVRAATFLFAAGQETTARLLASALKYLAENPGVQDELRAHPDGIPDLIEETLRIESPVKADFRLARRTTTIGGVEVAAGTPVMLLNGAANRDPRRFECPAEFHPDRDNVRQHIAFGRGVHSCPGGPLARVEGRISLERILARTRDIRLSEEHHGPADNRRFKYEPTWLLRGLTELHLEFTPTDREH
- a CDS encoding DUF4286 family protein; protein product: MPKGILLVQSTPASPEREAEYNRWYDEEHIPDVCAIPGFVAARRYHVREAGSMKGTPGIPPYVILYEVEADDFAVPMEELRIRTEAGSIRLSDAIRLPSIVGFYELLE
- a CDS encoding mycofactocin-coupled SDR family oxidoreductase: MTPRSGRLQGKVAFITGAARGQGRSHALALAREGADIAALDIAEQIETVPYPMSTRADLDETVALVQEAGGRCLPIVADVRDIHAMDGAVKETLAELGRIDIVLANAGILHIAQQGEDLDGAARTWADAVGVMMTGVFNTIRVTAQPMIDQGDGGSIVITSSTAGLSGMLDGTGGIAGYTASKHGVIGLMRGYAKLLGRHSIRVNSVHPMGVATPMVMNDQFAQLYADPENAKILDVAPRLLPINILDAADVSNAIVWLVSDDARAITGITLPVDAGVTSP
- a CDS encoding phosphotransferase family protein, translated to MPDLGVPTEATSSGVALPDDLSEVLSPRWLSEALGTRFPGIEVTAVVPGPVVSRVSTNARFRVECAGGTPDGLSPYLCAKGYFGDVGRPARPAGVPETSFYRDLAGRTGVRTLRSVFADVDTRTGQNIVITEDVVAEGATFLDGLTDCTPDQVADSLDQLATLHAATWADPSLADAGWLRSRLETYLLGRGLPEIAGNFGCAIGARVPDETRDAERLVASYRALAAQTPGAAPWTVIHGDPHIGNVYRDDAGRPAFLDWQLVQRGPWYIDVGYHLASALTVADRRRCERDLLAHYLDRLKAGGVDAPHPDQAWNDIRRGILHGFYLWAITLKVDPAITTALLERLGTAAADHDVFASVGQ
- a CDS encoding amidohydrolase family protein; this translates as MTDNGLFIVDSDSHWSEPADLFTKRAPAQFRDRVPRVETIDGQQMWVFDGKPVGAYSAGGVIGRDGKKESANKALFEWTIDEIHVGAYDPKVRLQVLDECGIDAQIIFPSTIGLGGQDLGLSDDPALTRLSIEIYNDAMAEIQSESGNRLLPLPLMPAWDIDLCVSEARRVAALGARGINMTSDPQDLGSPDLANRAWDPFWEACSELRLPVHFHIGASVTGMTFYGKYPWESHGANTKLAIGGTLLFIGNARVVTNLILSGIFDRHPDLQTVSVESGIGWIPFILETLDYEMAENAPEELAQLRKMPSDYFRSNIYATFWFENNRNKLPDLIEAVGEDRILFETDFPHPTCLYPGPLQSVEAKMATLSQDARAKILGENARKLYRL